One window from the genome of Sphingomonas crocodyli encodes:
- the parE gene encoding DNA topoisomerase IV subunit B: MSNDDLFASAPSTSSGNYDASSIEVLEGLEPVRRRPGMYIGGTDERAYHHLAAEILDNAMDEAVAGHANRIEVALGTGNRLTITDNGRGMPVDPHPKYPGKSALEVIMTMLHSGGKFSAKAYATSGGLHGVGVSVVNALSTDTVVEVARNKELFRQSFSRGHPTSGLVSVGAAPNRRGTAVSFTPDPEIFGDSARFRPARLMRLARSKAYLYAGVEIRWRCDPAVAGDEVPTEAVFQFPGGLADHLAEQVGARECATSQFFTGKQAFPGDNQGSVEWAVAWPLYSDGSYSYYCNTIPTPDGGTHEAGLRAALTKGIRAFADLVGQKRGKDITADDIMVGSEQMLSVFIRDPQFQSQTKDRLTSPDAARLVETAIRDHFDHFLADNMERGKALLGFVLDKMDDRLRRKAERDVKRKTATSGRKLRLPGKLTDCANDDPSGTEIFIVEGDSAGGSAKQARDRKTQAVLPIRGKILNVASANAAKIGANQEIQDLGQALGCGLRDKCNPDLLRYERIVIMTDADVDGAHIATLLMTFFFQEMPELVRRGHLYLAQPPLYRLTAGSKSLYAMDDAHRAEIEAKEFKGKKVEVARFKGLGEMNPMQLRETTMDPKTRTLLRVVLPQEYEERAGTRDLVDRLMGKNPEHRFAFIQANAAMVDDEVIDA, encoded by the coding sequence ATGTCGAACGACGATCTCTTCGCCTCCGCCCCGTCCACCAGCTCCGGCAATTATGACGCCTCGTCGATCGAGGTGCTGGAGGGGCTGGAGCCTGTCCGCCGCCGTCCGGGCATGTATATCGGCGGGACGGACGAGCGCGCTTATCATCACCTCGCCGCCGAAATCCTCGACAATGCGATGGACGAGGCGGTTGCGGGCCATGCGAACCGGATCGAAGTCGCGCTGGGCACCGGCAACCGGCTGACCATCACCGACAATGGCCGCGGCATGCCGGTCGATCCGCATCCCAAATATCCGGGCAAATCCGCGCTCGAAGTCATCATGACGATGCTCCATTCGGGCGGCAAGTTCAGCGCTAAGGCTTATGCCACGTCGGGCGGCCTGCACGGCGTCGGCGTGTCGGTGGTCAACGCCTTGTCGACCGACACGGTGGTCGAGGTTGCGCGCAACAAGGAGCTGTTCCGCCAGTCCTTCTCGCGCGGGCATCCGACGTCGGGCCTCGTCTCGGTGGGCGCGGCGCCCAATCGGCGCGGGACCGCCGTTTCCTTCACCCCCGATCCCGAAATCTTCGGCGACAGCGCCCGCTTCCGCCCCGCGCGCCTCATGCGGCTCGCGCGGTCGAAGGCCTATCTCTATGCGGGCGTCGAGATACGCTGGCGCTGCGACCCCGCCGTCGCGGGGGATGAGGTGCCGACCGAGGCGGTGTTCCAGTTCCCCGGCGGCCTCGCCGATCATCTGGCCGAACAGGTCGGCGCGCGCGAATGCGCGACCAGCCAGTTCTTCACCGGCAAACAGGCGTTTCCGGGCGATAATCAGGGTTCGGTCGAATGGGCGGTCGCATGGCCGCTCTATTCGGACGGCAGCTATTCCTATTACTGCAACACCATCCCGACCCCCGATGGCGGCACGCATGAGGCGGGGCTGCGCGCCGCGCTGACCAAGGGTATCCGCGCGTTCGCCGATCTGGTGGGGCAGAAGCGCGGCAAGGATATCACCGCCGACGACATCATGGTCGGCTCCGAACAGATGCTGTCGGTGTTCATCCGCGATCCGCAGTTTCAGAGCCAGACCAAGGACCGGCTGACCTCGCCCGACGCCGCGCGCCTCGTCGAAACCGCGATCCGCGACCATTTCGATCATTTCCTTGCCGACAATATGGAGCGCGGAAAGGCGCTGCTCGGCTTCGTCCTCGACAAGATGGACGATCGCCTCCGCCGCAAGGCCGAACGCGATGTGAAGCGCAAGACGGCGACGTCGGGACGCAAGCTGCGCCTTCCGGGCAAGCTCACCGACTGCGCGAACGACGACCCGTCGGGCACCGAAATCTTCATCGTCGAAGGCGATTCGGCGGGCGGCTCGGCCAAGCAGGCGCGCGATCGCAAGACGCAGGCGGTGCTGCCGATCCGCGGCAAGATCCTGAACGTCGCGTCGGCGAACGCCGCGAAGATCGGCGCGAATCAGGAGATTCAGGATCTGGGGCAGGCGCTGGGCTGTGGCCTGCGCGACAAGTGCAACCCCGATCTGCTGCGCTACGAACGCATCGTCATCATGACCGACGCCGACGTCGACGGCGCGCATATCGCGACCCTGCTGATGACCTTCTTCTTCCAGGAGATGCCCGAACTGGTCCGGCGCGGGCACCTCTATCTGGCGCAGCCGCCGCTCTACCGCCTGACCGCGGGCAGCAAGAGCCTCTACGCGATGGACGACGCCCACCGCGCCGAGATCGAGGCGAAGGAGTTCAAGGGCAAGAAGGTCGAAGTCGCGCGTTTCAAAGGCTTGGGCGAAATGAACCCGATGCAGTTGCGCGAAACCACGATGGACCCCAAGACGCGCACCCTGCTGCGCGTCGTCCTGCCGCAGGAATATGAGGAGCGCGCGGGCACCCGCGATCTGGTCGACCGGCTGATGGGCAAGAATCCCGAGCATCGCTTCGCTTTCATTCAGGCGAATGCGGCGATGGTGGATGATGAGGTGATCGACGCTTAA
- a CDS encoding aspartate aminotransferase family protein, with protein MTITPLMPVYPRCGVRPVRGEGCYLIGERGERYLDFASGIAVNMLGHGHPALVKAIADQAATLMHVSNLYGSPQGEAFAQKLVDKTFADTVFFTNSGAEAVECAIKTARRYHYANGNPQRTKIITFANAFHGRTLGTISATNQPKMRDGFEPLLQGFEVVPFNDLAAATAAVDDNTAGFMVEPVQGEGGMTPSSQEFLRGLRKICDEQGLLLILDEVQCGYCRTGTFFAHEQYGITPDIMAVAKGIGGGFPLGACLATEEAAKGMVIGTHGSTYGGNPLAMAAAEAVFEVAVNDAFLANVRAMGDRLRQAIEQMIPNHDDVFDSVRGMGLMIGIKLKDAVEARAMVAHLRDNHGLLSVAAGENVVRILPPLVINESHIAECVEKLSAGARTIGGAS; from the coding sequence ATGACCATCACTCCGCTCATGCCGGTTTATCCGCGGTGCGGCGTGCGTCCGGTCCGAGGCGAGGGCTGCTACCTGATCGGCGAGCGCGGTGAGCGTTATCTCGATTTCGCGAGCGGCATCGCGGTCAACATGCTGGGCCACGGCCATCCCGCGCTGGTGAAGGCGATCGCGGATCAGGCGGCGACGCTGATGCACGTGTCGAACCTCTACGGATCGCCGCAGGGTGAGGCGTTCGCGCAGAAGCTGGTCGACAAGACCTTCGCCGACACGGTGTTCTTCACCAATTCGGGCGCCGAGGCGGTCGAGTGCGCGATCAAGACCGCGCGTCGTTACCATTATGCCAACGGCAATCCGCAGCGGACCAAGATCATCACTTTCGCCAACGCCTTCCACGGGCGAACGCTGGGCACGATCTCCGCCACCAACCAGCCCAAGATGCGCGACGGTTTCGAGCCGCTCCTGCAGGGGTTCGAAGTGGTGCCGTTCAACGACCTCGCCGCCGCCACGGCCGCGGTCGATGACAATACTGCGGGCTTCATGGTGGAGCCGGTGCAGGGCGAAGGCGGCATGACCCCGTCGAGCCAGGAGTTCCTTCGGGGTCTGCGCAAGATCTGCGACGAGCAGGGGCTGTTGCTGATCCTCGACGAGGTTCAGTGCGGTTATTGCCGCACCGGCACCTTCTTCGCGCATGAGCAGTACGGCATCACGCCGGACATCATGGCGGTGGCCAAGGGCATTGGCGGCGGCTTCCCGCTGGGCGCGTGCCTGGCGACCGAGGAAGCGGCCAAAGGCATGGTGATCGGCACCCACGGTTCCACCTATGGCGGCAATCCGCTGGCGATGGCGGCGGCCGAGGCGGTGTTCGAAGTCGCGGTGAACGACGCCTTCCTGGCGAACGTCCGCGCGATGGGCGATCGGCTCCGTCAGGCGATCGAGCAGATGATCCCGAACCATGACGACGTGTTCGACAGCGTGCGCGGCATGGGCCTGATGATCGGCATCAAGCTGAAGGACGCGGTCGAGGCGCGGGCGATGGTCGCGCATCTGCGCGACAATCACGGGCTGCTGAGCGTGGCGGCGGGCGAGAATGTCGTCCGCATCCTGCCCCCGCTGGTGATCAACGAGAGCCACATCGCCGAATGCGTCGAAAAGCTGTCGGCGGGCGCGCGGACGATTGGCGGTGCATCGTGA
- a CDS encoding type III polyketide synthase has translation MELTAHIHAIGTAIPDRDVHSAFIDWATARIDDGRERALFARMATRSGIEHRWSVLPLAPKDAASEPTSVRMAAYADHAPRLALAAIRDLRERASIDGVTHLVVASCTGFVAPGIDQIIAAELGLDGSVERTLVGFMGCYAAVAALRVAHHIARSDPAARILVVTVELCSLHLQDTGDVPRLLAMLQFADGAAAALVTAEEGGIALDRFFAATLPDSAPLITWTIGDTGFAMELSGEVPGRIGAALEEPAFRQRLLGDRTAEDVAHWAVHAGGRSILDAVQSALHLPQGALAASRDVLARFGNMSSSTLMFVLAAMLGGTGKGGGVALAFGPGLAAEGFDFRLL, from the coding sequence ATGGAATTGACCGCCCATATCCACGCGATCGGCACTGCCATTCCCGACCGGGACGTGCACAGCGCCTTCATCGATTGGGCGACTGCGCGGATCGACGACGGCCGCGAGCGCGCGCTATTCGCGCGGATGGCGACGAGGTCGGGGATCGAGCACCGCTGGTCGGTGCTGCCGCTCGCCCCCAAAGATGCGGCGAGCGAGCCGACATCGGTGCGGATGGCCGCCTATGCCGATCATGCGCCGCGCCTCGCGCTCGCGGCGATCCGCGATCTGCGGGAGCGCGCATCGATCGACGGGGTGACGCATCTCGTCGTCGCCAGCTGCACCGGCTTCGTGGCGCCGGGGATCGATCAGATCATCGCCGCCGAATTGGGCCTCGACGGATCGGTCGAGCGCACGCTCGTCGGCTTCATGGGCTGCTATGCGGCGGTCGCAGCTTTGCGGGTCGCGCACCATATCGCGCGCTCCGATCCGGCGGCGCGCATCCTGGTCGTCACGGTCGAACTCTGTTCGCTTCATCTTCAAGATACGGGCGATGTGCCCCGGCTGCTTGCGATGCTCCAGTTCGCCGATGGCGCGGCGGCCGCCTTGGTCACGGCGGAAGAGGGCGGCATCGCGCTCGATCGCTTCTTCGCTGCGACCCTGCCCGACAGCGCGCCGCTGATCACCTGGACGATCGGCGACACCGGCTTTGCGATGGAATTATCCGGCGAGGTGCCGGGGCGGATCGGCGCCGCGCTTGAAGAACCCGCGTTCCGGCAGCGCCTGCTCGGCGATCGCACAGCCGAGGACGTCGCGCATTGGGCCGTCCATGCCGGCGGGCGATCGATCCTCGATGCGGTCCAGTCCGCGCTGCACCTCCCGCAAGGGGCGCTCGCGGCATCGCGCGACGTGCTGGCGCGGTTCGGCAATATGTCCTCGTCGACCCTGATGTTCGTGCTGGCCGCGATGCTGGGCGGGACGGGCAAAGGCGGCGGCGTCGCGCTCGCCTTCGGCCCCGGTCTCGCCGCCGAGGGCTTCGACTTCCGGCTGCTATGA
- a CDS encoding ABC transporter permease has protein sequence MTDQPQNTSFPPPGVSVLPMVNWGGLRALYVKEVRRFFKVQLQTVWAPAITTLLYLVIFTVALGRGGREVMGHPFASFIAPGLIVMGMMQNAFANASFSLLAGKMQGTIIDYLMPPLSTGEVIAALVGASISRAILVGFAVWLVMIAWPGVNVIPVHFWAVAWFGVMGAALLSFLGLLTSIWADKFDHAAAVTNFVVAPLSLLSGTFYSVDSLHAGFQAASHANPFFYVISGFRYGFLGDADSPILTGAIVLLAVNIALGWLSYVLLAKGWKVKS, from the coding sequence ATGACCGACCAGCCCCAAAACACCAGCTTCCCCCCGCCCGGCGTGTCGGTGCTCCCGATGGTGAACTGGGGGGGATTGCGCGCCCTATATGTGAAGGAGGTGCGCCGTTTCTTCAAGGTGCAGCTGCAAACGGTGTGGGCGCCGGCCATAACGACGCTGCTTTATCTGGTGATTTTCACGGTCGCGCTGGGCCGCGGCGGGCGCGAAGTGATGGGTCATCCCTTCGCCAGCTTCATCGCACCCGGCCTGATCGTGATGGGCATGATGCAGAATGCCTTCGCCAATGCCAGTTTCTCGCTGCTCGCCGGCAAGATGCAGGGGACGATCATCGATTATCTGATGCCGCCGCTGTCGACCGGCGAAGTCATCGCCGCGCTTGTCGGCGCATCGATCAGCCGCGCGATCCTCGTCGGCTTCGCGGTGTGGCTGGTGATGATCGCGTGGCCGGGGGTGAATGTGATCCCGGTGCATTTCTGGGCGGTCGCCTGGTTCGGCGTGATGGGCGCGGCGTTGCTCAGCTTCCTCGGCCTGCTCACCTCGATCTGGGCCGACAAGTTCGATCATGCGGCGGCCGTCACCAACTTCGTGGTGGCGCCACTCTCGCTCCTGTCGGGCACCTTCTATTCGGTCGATTCGCTCCACGCCGGCTTCCAGGCGGCGAGCCACGCCAACCCGTTCTTCTACGTCATCTCCGGCTTCCGCTACGGCTTCCTGGGTGACGCCGACTCGCCGATCCTGACCGGCGCGATCGTCCTGCTCGCGGTGAACATCGCGCTCGGATGGCTCAGCTATGTGCTGCTGGCCAAGGGCTGGAAGGTGAAGAGCTGA
- a CDS encoding I78 family peptidase inhibitor — protein MSKRAILLTAAIALSACAAAPKADAGKYKDKGPFGERGTALAPPTDTPADPAEGTACNLDAARAFIGKPGAQIADEARAAAGARSVRVIKPDTMVTMDFRPDRLNLKTDDAGVVKDVSCG, from the coding sequence ATGTCGAAGAGGGCGATCCTGCTGACGGCGGCGATCGCCCTGTCGGCCTGCGCGGCGGCTCCGAAAGCCGATGCGGGCAAATATAAGGACAAGGGTCCGTTCGGCGAACGCGGCACCGCGCTCGCCCCGCCGACTGACACGCCCGCGGACCCCGCGGAGGGCACTGCCTGCAACCTCGACGCCGCCCGCGCCTTCATCGGCAAGCCGGGCGCCCAGATCGCCGACGAAGCCCGCGCCGCCGCTGGCGCCCGCTCGGTCCGCGTGATCAAGCCCGACACGATGGTGACGATGGACTTCCGCCCCGACCGGCTGAACCTGAAGACCGACGATGCGGGCGTGGTGAAGGACGTCAGCTGCGGCTAA
- a CDS encoding GcrA family cell cycle regulator yields the protein MAWTDERIDQLKRLWGQGMTASQIAEELGGVSRNAVIGKAHRLGLEARPSPVKGGGDAAAAAAPAAAAPAAPPPEKPVVEKPAPVVAAPKPAPAPAPAPAPVAATPAPTPAPQPMVRSIGPGGFQRQAPGEQSAPITPAPPRRLVPAKPSADMADKTSLLDLNDRICKWPLGHPGEPDFHFCGQPINPGFPYCLDHCSVAYQAQLPRRDRRPPPPLPFGGPRVR from the coding sequence ATGGCCTGGACGGACGAACGGATCGATCAGCTGAAGCGGCTCTGGGGTCAGGGCATGACCGCGAGCCAGATCGCCGAGGAACTGGGCGGCGTCAGCCGCAACGCCGTGATCGGCAAGGCGCACCGCCTTGGCCTCGAGGCGCGCCCGTCCCCGGTGAAGGGCGGTGGCGATGCCGCTGCTGCGGCCGCCCCGGCGGCGGCTGCACCCGCCGCGCCGCCACCCGAGAAACCGGTCGTCGAGAAACCCGCGCCCGTCGTGGCCGCGCCCAAGCCTGCGCCCGCACCGGCCCCGGCGCCCGCGCCTGTCGCAGCGACCCCGGCGCCCACGCCCGCGCCGCAGCCGATGGTCCGCTCGATCGGCCCCGGCGGTTTCCAGCGTCAGGCACCCGGCGAACAATCGGCGCCGATCACGCCCGCGCCGCCGCGCCGCCTCGTCCCCGCAAAGCCTTCGGCGGATATGGCGGACAAGACGAGCCTGCTCGATCTGAACGACCGTATCTGCAAGTGGCCGCTCGGCCATCCGGGCGAGCCCGACTTCCACTTCTGCGGCCAGCCGATCAATCCGGGCTTCCCGTACTGCCTCGATCACTGCTCGGTTGCCTATCAGGCGCAGTTGCCGCGCCGTGACCGCCGTCCGCCGCCGCCGCTGCCCTTCGGCGGCCCGCGGGTTCGCTAA
- a CDS encoding Lrp/AsnC family transcriptional regulator, with translation MPRKTPLDSFDRAILRIVQRDAKTPQRQIAEAVNLSAAAVQRRIAAMEAAGIIERNVAIVDARAVAMGITAIVEVTLINERTHTVDHAKALFEAAPEVQQCYYVTGGISFVLVIVSADMATYEATTRRLFSTNESVASFRSLIALDRVKTGAEIEIPFLPTP, from the coding sequence ATGCCCCGCAAAACCCCGCTCGACAGCTTCGACCGCGCGATCCTGCGCATCGTCCAGCGCGACGCCAAGACGCCGCAGCGCCAGATCGCCGAGGCGGTCAACCTGTCCGCCGCCGCCGTCCAGCGTCGGATCGCCGCGATGGAGGCGGCCGGGATCATCGAGCGCAACGTGGCGATCGTCGATGCCCGCGCGGTCGCGATGGGCATCACCGCCATCGTCGAGGTGACGTTGATCAACGAACGCACTCACACGGTCGATCACGCCAAGGCGCTGTTCGAGGCCGCGCCCGAAGTCCAGCAATGCTATTATGTGACCGGCGGAATCAGCTTCGTTCTGGTGATCGTCTCCGCCGACATGGCGACCTACGAAGCGACCACCCGCCGCCTCTTCTCCACCAACGAAAGCGTCGCCAGCTTCCGCAGCCTGATCGCACTCGACCGGGTCAAAACGGGCGCGGAGATCGAGATTCCCTTCCTCCCCACTCCCTGA
- a CDS encoding DMT family transporter has product MDDGRRYAGVACGMGAGALWGLVFLAPELVRDFTPLQLAIGRYLAYGLIALGLIVPRWKALAGHIGARDWRALGWLALGGNTLYYILLSGAVQTGGIAMTSLVIGFLPVAVTIIGSRDHGAVPLRMLAPSLLLCTAGAVCIGWQALAGEGKSSLIGLLCAIGALASWTAFAVGNARALARLDHVSAHDWNLLLGIVTGAQAVLLIPLSLTIDPTSYAPEQWLRFGTVSIGVAIFASIIGNALWNRMSRLLPLTMVGQMILFETLFALIYGFVWEARLPHPLECAAFGLVVASVLSCIAAHRRHAALTIS; this is encoded by the coding sequence ATGGACGATGGACGGCGATATGCGGGCGTAGCGTGCGGGATGGGGGCGGGGGCGCTATGGGGCCTCGTCTTCCTCGCGCCCGAACTGGTGCGCGATTTCACCCCGCTGCAGCTCGCGATCGGGCGCTACCTTGCTTATGGCCTGATCGCGCTGGGCCTGATCGTGCCGCGCTGGAAGGCGCTCGCCGGGCACATCGGCGCGCGCGACTGGCGCGCACTCGGATGGCTCGCGCTGGGCGGGAACACGCTCTATTATATCCTGCTGTCGGGCGCGGTGCAGACCGGCGGGATCGCGATGACCTCGCTAGTCATCGGCTTCCTACCCGTCGCGGTCACGATCATCGGCAGTCGTGATCATGGCGCTGTGCCGCTGCGCATGCTCGCGCCGTCGCTGTTGCTGTGCACGGCGGGTGCGGTGTGTATCGGCTGGCAGGCGCTGGCGGGGGAGGGCAAGTCCTCGCTCATCGGCCTGCTCTGCGCGATCGGTGCGCTGGCATCGTGGACGGCGTTCGCGGTGGGCAATGCGCGGGCGCTGGCGCGGCTCGATCATGTCTCGGCGCATGACTGGAACCTGCTGCTCGGCATCGTCACCGGCGCGCAGGCGGTGCTGCTGATCCCGTTGAGCCTCACGATCGATCCGACGAGCTATGCGCCCGAACAGTGGCTGCGCTTCGGCACGGTTTCGATCGGTGTCGCGATCTTCGCGTCGATCATCGGCAATGCGCTGTGGAACCGGATGAGCCGCCTGCTGCCGCTGACGATGGTGGGGCAGATGATCCTGTTCGAAACCCTGTTCGCGCTGATCTACGGCTTCGTCTGGGAAGCGCGCCTGCCGCACCCGCTCGAATGCGCGGCGTTCGGGCTGGTGGTGGCCAGCGTCCTTTCGTGCATCGCTGCGCATCGGCGGCATGCGGCGCTGACGATATCTTGA
- the argF gene encoding ornithine carbamoyltransferase has translation MRRKAVGGRADDWRCIVTIRHFTDLADAGTDGLKAMLAAAKARKEARAGSPKGTADKDAPLAGFTLAMIFEKNSTRTRVSFDMAMRQLGGTTIVMDAGSMQLGRGETVADTARVLSRYVDAIMIRTDDHQKLIDLAKHATVPVINGLTDASHPCQIMADLLTILEHKGTVEGLRWAWLGDGNNVLHSIVEAGSLLGFTVAVGCPEGYDPDPAVIDAAKARGGDVRITRDAGDAAAGADVIVTDTWISMGQTDGAEKLAAMMPFQVDEALMAKAASDAAFLHCLPAHRGEEVTDAVIDGPQSLIWDEAENRLHAQKAVLLWCLGKL, from the coding sequence ATGCGTCGAAAAGCTGTCGGCGGGCGCGCGGACGATTGGCGGTGCATCGTGACGATCCGGCATTTCACCGACCTCGCAGATGCGGGCACCGACGGGCTGAAGGCGATGCTGGCAGCGGCGAAGGCGCGCAAGGAAGCGCGCGCCGGAAGCCCCAAGGGCACCGCCGACAAGGACGCACCGCTGGCCGGCTTCACGCTGGCGATGATCTTCGAGAAGAACTCGACGCGGACGCGCGTGTCGTTCGACATGGCGATGCGCCAGTTGGGCGGCACGACGATCGTGATGGACGCGGGCAGCATGCAGCTGGGCCGTGGCGAGACCGTCGCGGACACCGCGCGCGTGCTCAGCCGCTATGTCGACGCGATCATGATCCGCACCGACGATCATCAGAAGCTGATCGATCTGGCGAAGCATGCGACCGTGCCGGTGATCAATGGCCTGACCGACGCATCGCATCCGTGCCAGATCATGGCCGACCTGCTGACCATCCTTGAGCATAAGGGCACGGTCGAAGGGCTGCGCTGGGCGTGGCTGGGCGACGGCAACAACGTCCTCCATTCGATCGTCGAGGCGGGGAGCCTGCTCGGCTTCACGGTCGCGGTGGGATGCCCCGAGGGTTACGATCCCGATCCGGCGGTGATCGACGCGGCCAAGGCGCGCGGCGGCGATGTCCGCATCACTCGCGACGCGGGCGACGCGGCGGCGGGGGCGGACGTGATCGTCACCGACACGTGGATCTCGATGGGGCAGACCGACGGCGCGGAAAAGCTCGCCGCCATGATGCCCTTCCAGGTCGACGAGGCGCTGATGGCGAAGGCCGCCAGCGACGCCGCTTTCCTCCACTGCCTGCCCGCGCATCGCGGCGAGGAAGTGACCGACGCGGTGATCGATGGCCCGCAATCGCTGATCTGGGACGAGGCGGAAAACCGCCTCCACGCCCAGAAGGCGGTGCTGCTGTGGTGCCTGGGTAAACTCTGA